Proteins found in one Sphaeramia orbicularis chromosome 8, fSphaOr1.1, whole genome shotgun sequence genomic segment:
- the odad4 gene encoding outer dynein arm-docking complex subunit 4 yields the protein MSDTSLGAEGQEVKGVFSSLQADGDWLYIKGEYKKAIESYTKALTLKPNDRSCYVGRSKCYLKLGLSENALKDAEASLKEDKTFFEGLYQKAETLYYMGEFEFALVFYHRGRKLRPQIQEFRLGIQKAQEAIEISVGSPSSVKLEIKGDLSFLQKDVEAQPITAIERLTKEKKQQTPKIPKNEKTTKQMLGAFYNDKKYLEDLLKNKELVKGKTKNGERLQDSLQGGLSYLDSCTELWNQENPIDLQGKNQNQNKPRHTAAPEPAHFLLKGLSEIEAELTSGNAEGSLKKAEEVMKTVQMWSKKEVPNKREVLGTLHSCIGNALIELGDMNKALDHHQKDLELAKQCKLPEAMSRALDNIGRVYAQTAQFTQAIEFWEKKIPLVRGGLEKTYLFHEIGWCYLELNRHEEAREYGVRSATAADEIADEKWQINSNVLVAQSELKLGNYESSVSYFEKALTHAKQQDNDSAINAIQKALDEAKQYLTQG from the exons ATGTCAGACACAAGTTTGGGCGCCGAAGGTCAAGAGGTCAAAGGTGTGTTTTCCAGTTTACAGGCGGATGGAGACTGGCTGTACATCAAAGGAGAGTATAAGAAGGCCATAGAGAGCTACACAAAG gCACTGACTTTAAAGCCCAATGACAGGAGCTGCTATGTTGGTCGATCCAAATGCTACTTGAAGCTGGGTCTGTCTGAAAATGCTTTAAAAGATGCAGAGGCTTCACTCAAAGAGGACAAGACATTTTTTGAG GGTCTGTACCAGAAGGCAGAGACCTTGTACTACATGGGGGAGTTTGAGTTCGCTCTGGTGTTTTACCACAGAGGGAGGAAGCTTCGTCCGCAAATACAGGAGTTCAGGCTGGGAATCCAAAAAGCCCAGGAGGCCATAGAAATCTCTGTTGGAA gTCCTTCATCTGTAAAGCTGGAGATTAAGGGAGACCTGTCCTTTCTCCAAAAAGATGTTGAG GCACAACCAATTACTGCTATTGAACGTCTGACGAAAGAGAAGAAACAGCAGACACCAAAGATCCCAAAGAACGAGAAGACGACCAAACAGATGCTGGGAGCATTTTATAATGATAAGAAGTATCTAGAGGACCTTTTAAAAAACAAAG AACTGGTAAAAGGGAAGACAAAGAACGGGGAAAGGCTTCAGGATTCTCTCCAGGGCGGCCTCTCTTACCTGGACTCCTGCACGGAGTTATGGAACCAGGAGAACCCAATCGACTTACAGGGgaagaaccaaaaccagaacaaACCCCGTCACACTGCAGCCCCTGAACCTGCTCACTTTCTCCTGAAGGGCCTGAGTGAAATCGAAGCAG aGTTGACGTCTGGAAATGCAGAGGGCAGTCTTAAGAAGGCAGAAGAGGTCATGAAAACTGTGCAGATGTGGTCAAAGAAAGAGGTACCAAATAAACGGGAGGTGTTGGGTACCCTGCACAGCTGTATTGGCAACGCCCTGATTGAACTGGGAGATATGAACAAAGCCCTGGACCATCATCAGAAGGATCTAGAGTTGGCTAAGCAGTG TAAACTTCCAGAGGCGATGTCAAGGGCTTTAGACAACATCGGCCGAGTCTACGCACAGACCGCTCAGTTTACACAAGCCATTGAGTT CTGGGAAAAGAAGATCCCCTTGGTCCGTGGTGGTTTGGAGAAGACGTATTTGTTCCATGAGATCGGCTGGTGTTACCTGGAGCTTAATCGCCACGAAGAAGCCAGAGAATATGGAGTCCGTTCAGCCACTGCTGCAGATGAAATAGCAGATGAGAAATGGCAGATCAATTCTAATGTTTTAGTGGCACAATcagaat TGAAACTGGGAAACTATGAATCCTCTGTTTCCTATTTTGAGAAAGCTTTGACTCATGCCAAACAGCAAGACAATGACTCCGCCATAAATGCCATTCAGAAG GCTCTTGACGAAGCAAAACAATACCTAACACAAGGATGA
- the cnp gene encoding 2',3'-cyclic-nucleotide 3'-phosphodiesterase, with the protein MDTEMSGELVQTPLQEEIAMEKEVASKLETQEEAAEPEKPPAAAEEADQFAVNGHTETQELVVTQTVMVSEENMETKTEALPEDKSEMETGSDAVAPPEPDESSEKLSDSDAALGKEPESAQPVPENKPEPVAMQTPLADSAPVPEPDKPAETVPEAAQSDGTLPEPATLQQPADTQALSQEENLTGQEEAMEKLKIDTEAEEDRKMTETVTVEPAKKEEEKQTEAGMSKEETSEKEAEVVKPAEDVKEVKPEASDAEAGAEGVKPEQNEPESKKEEVVVPSPGSLSFALLEHSLTKETLRTSATLIILRGLPGSGKSHLARAIGDAYKDHCTVICADDHGVKPENPESSADGYKALDEAVLACCSGSMPSSVLIVVDDTNHTQDRLARLAEIALEHHRVPVFLEPRTEWSRDAAQLSKKSRRGLEEAQINAMKGPLEEMTLPLYFGWFLVSAVQDNVRCTAMDFLKTLDTLEVFKKHLNEFTGKAEKEVDLEQYFKAKGTLHCTTKFCDYGKANGAKEYAEKQAVTDFYGSAFELSLSALFVTPRTVGARVSLTEEQLLLWPDDAEKEAESVVPAAASLPLGSRAHVTLGCAEGVEAVQTGFDLLEILALQQAGQQGEVAEEMELGTLAYFGEGRWLLSLREPMRIPAFFSSFYGRKESEPTKKEPEKKKKPKCTIL; encoded by the exons ATGGACACTGAGATGAGTGGTGAGCTTGTACAGACTCCACTGCAAGAGGAGATTGCAATGGAAAAAGAGGTGGCGTCAAAGCTGGAGACACAAGAGGAAGCCGCAGAGCCTGAGAAGCCACCAGCTGCTGCTGAAGAGGCTGACCAGTTTGCAGTGAATGGCCACACAGAAACACAAGAGTTGGTTGTGACACAAACCGTGATGGTGTCTGAGGAAAATATGGAAACAAAGACCGAGGCCTTGCCCGAAGATAAATCCGAAATGGAGACGGGGTCTGATGCAGtggcaccaccagaaccagatgaGTCATCTGAAAAGCTCTCTGACTCAGATGCAGCTTTGGGCAAAGAACCAGAAAGCGCCCAGCCTGTGCCAGAGAACAAACCAGAACCTGTGGCTATGCAAACGCCTCTGGCAGACAGCGCTCCTGTACCAGAGCCAGACAAGCCGGCAGAAACAGTTCCAGAAGCTGCACAATCAGATGGAACATTACCTGAACCAGCCACGCTGCAGCAGCCAGCAGATACACAAGCACTCAGTCAAGAAGAGAACCTGACTGGACAGGAGGAGGCCATGGAGAAACTGAAGATTGATACTGAGGCAGAAGAAGACCGAAAGATGACAGAGACTGTCACAGTAGAGCCAGCcaagaaagaggaagaaaaacaaacagaagctGGAATGTCAAAGGAGGAGACATCGGAGAAAGAGGCTGAAGTTGTAAAACCTGCAGAAGATGTGAAAGAAGTTAAACCTGAAGCATCTGATGCTGAAGCAGGGGCTGAGGGTGTTAAACCTGAGCAGAATGAGCCTGAATCTAAAAAGGAAGAAGTAGTTGTCCCTTCACCTGGCTCCTTGTCTTTTGCCCTCCTGGAACACAGTCTCACTAAAGAAACCCTGCGAACCTCTGCCACTCTCATCATCCTCAGAGGCCTCCCTGGAAGTGGAAAAAGCCACTTGGCCCGTGCCATAGGGGACGCCTATAAAGACCACTGCACTGTCATTTGTGCCGACGACCACGGTGTGAAGCCAGAGAACCCAGAATCCTCCGCTGACGGGTACAAGGCTCTGGACGAGGCTGTGCTGGCCTGCTGCAGCGGCAGCATGCCTTCTTCTGTGCTCATCGTGGTGGATGACACCAACCACACCCAGGATCGACTGGCCCGGCTGGCGGAGATCGCCCTGGAGCACCATCGTGTTCCTGTCTTCCTGGAGCCACGTACCGAGTGGAGCAGAGATGCAGCACAGCTCAGTAAGAAGTCCAGACGTGGACTGGAGGAAGCCCAGATCAATGCCATGAAGGGCCCCCTGGAGGAGATGACCCTCCCTCTTTATTTCGGCTGGTTTCTTGTCTCTGCTGTCCAGGACAATGTCAGGTGCACAGCCATGGACTTTCTGAAAACACTGGACACCTTGGAGGTCTTCAAGAAGCACCTCAATGAGT TCACTGGGAAAGCTGAGAAGGAGGTGGATCTGGAGCAGTACTTTAAAGCCAAAGGAACTCTGCATTGCACCACAAAATTCTGCGACTATGGGAAAGCAAATGGTGCCAAAGAGTATGCAGAGAAACAA GCTGTTACAGATTTCTATGGCTCAGCATTTGAGCTGTCACTGAGTGCTCTGTTTGTCACCCCACGCACTGTCGGAGCCCGAGTGTCCCTCACAGAGGAGCAGCTTCTGTTGTGGCCGGACGATGCTGAGAAGGAGGCGGAGTCAGTGGTCCCTGCAGCGGCGTCCCTGCCTCTGGGAAGCCGCGCCCACGTCACTCTGGGCTGCGCCGAGGGTGTCGAGGCGGTCCAGACGGGCTTCGACCTGCTTGAAATCTTAGCCCTGCAGCAAGCCGGCCAACAGGGGGAGGTGGCAGAGGAGATGGAGCTGGGCACGCTGGCCTATTTTGGCGAGGGAAGGTGGCTGCTTAGTCTCAGAGAGCCCATGCGCATCCCAgccttcttctccagcttctacggCCGCAAGGAATCTGAGCCCACCAAAAAAGaaccagagaagaagaagaagccaaaGTGCACCATCCTGTAA